Proteins encoded within one genomic window of Thermogemmata fonticola:
- the murB gene encoding UDP-N-acetylmuramate dehydrogenase — protein MSLAQQFPEIVRCREPLAPYTHLRIGGPADYLVQPRTVEELRQVLLACRQAQLPVRMLGGGNNLLVRDDPIAAAVIRLTAPAFTEVQVQGKYLRAGGGGSLWHLIATSVRAGLTGLETLVGLRGTVGGSVRCNVGDRTGEIATVVREVTVMTEDGTIHHRQRDDLHFAEHSSDIDEPVILSVLFELEPENTSAILKRMRKAWILRKAQEPWSFQAAVRLFRNPPGNTAAALIDRAGLAKTRIGSAELSERNSNYVVAHPGTTAADILRLLDIVRTQVKARTGVLLEQELHVW, from the coding sequence ATGTCCCTAGCCCAACAGTTCCCAGAAATCGTGCGGTGTCGGGAGCCATTGGCTCCTTACACCCATTTGCGCATTGGCGGACCAGCAGATTATCTGGTGCAACCGCGAACGGTGGAGGAATTACGGCAAGTCCTCTTGGCGTGCCGGCAAGCCCAACTCCCCGTACGCATGTTGGGGGGCGGAAATAACCTCCTCGTCCGGGACGATCCGATCGCTGCCGCGGTGATTCGCCTAACAGCTCCGGCGTTTACGGAAGTCCAAGTGCAGGGGAAATATCTTCGAGCAGGAGGGGGCGGATCGCTCTGGCATCTCATTGCCACCTCTGTCCGCGCTGGCCTCACGGGACTAGAAACCCTCGTCGGACTTCGGGGGACAGTGGGAGGAAGCGTTCGCTGCAACGTCGGGGATCGAACCGGAGAGATCGCGACGGTCGTCCGTGAAGTGACCGTCATGACTGAGGACGGTACCATTCACCACCGCCAGCGAGACGATCTCCACTTTGCCGAACATTCCAGTGACATCGATGAACCGGTGATTCTTTCCGTACTCTTTGAGCTAGAGCCGGAGAACACCTCGGCTATTCTCAAAAGGATGCGTAAGGCTTGGATTCTCCGAAAGGCGCAGGAACCGTGGAGTTTCCAAGCAGCCGTCCGCCTCTTTCGGAATCCTCCGGGAAACACCGCAGCCGCTCTCATCGACCGAGCGGGTCTGGCCAAAACACGCATCGGCAGTGCAGAACTGAGCGAACGCAACTCCAACTACGTGGTCGCCCACCCCGGTACCACGGCTGCGGATATTCTGCGGCTGCTCGATATAGTACGGACCCAGGTCAAAGCACGGACTGGCGTCCTGCTGGAACAGGAACTCCATGTGTGGTGA
- a CDS encoding Mrp/NBP35 family ATP-binding protein, with protein MSLPTSQPVSPSRPPTLSGVRHCIAVASGKGGVGKSTVAANLAMALHHMGLRTGLLDADIYGPSVPLMFGLGTVDPQTTPLPLEKYGLKLMSMGFLVSPEQAVIWRGPKVAQAVQAFLAQIHWGELDALVVDLPPGTGDAQLTLSQSAPLTGAVIVTTPGEVSLIDARKGVKMFREVRVPILGIIENMSYYVDGAGRRTSIFGMGGGMKLALESGVPFLGELPIDPQVSECVDGGEPIVRRYPDSPVSQAYRTIAQTIWDILQRPQQGASLPSVQL; from the coding sequence ATGAGCCTGCCAACATCCCAACCTGTTTCGCCATCGCGGCCCCCAACTTTGTCCGGCGTGCGTCACTGTATCGCCGTGGCTAGCGGCAAGGGGGGCGTGGGAAAGTCCACTGTGGCGGCTAATTTGGCTATGGCACTCCACCACATGGGGCTGCGCACCGGCCTGCTGGACGCTGACATCTACGGTCCTTCCGTTCCTTTGATGTTTGGTTTGGGAACTGTTGATCCACAGACCACCCCTTTGCCGCTCGAAAAGTATGGCCTCAAACTCATGAGCATGGGCTTTCTCGTCAGCCCGGAACAAGCTGTCATCTGGCGAGGACCGAAAGTGGCCCAAGCCGTTCAGGCTTTTCTGGCTCAAATCCACTGGGGAGAATTGGATGCTCTGGTGGTGGACTTGCCCCCCGGCACAGGGGACGCTCAGTTGACCCTCAGCCAATCCGCCCCCCTCACCGGTGCTGTGATTGTGACCACACCCGGAGAAGTGAGCCTGATCGATGCCCGTAAAGGGGTGAAAATGTTCCGGGAGGTCCGTGTGCCGATTTTAGGAATCATCGAGAATATGAGCTACTATGTCGACGGCGCCGGCAGACGCACCTCGATTTTCGGCATGGGCGGAGGCATGAAACTGGCCCTGGAATCTGGTGTGCCGTTTCTTGGGGAATTGCCGATCGATCCACAAGTGTCCGAGTGCGTGGATGGCGGTGAGCCGATAGTCCGCCGCTATCCGGATTCTCCCGTGTCCCAAGCCTACCGCACCATCGCCCAAACGATTTGGGACATTCTCCAGCGCCCACAGCAGGGGGCGTCTCTACCGTCTGTCCAGCTTTGA
- a CDS encoding ATP-dependent Clp protease ATP-binding subunit: protein MYERFTDRARKVMQLANQEAQRFNHEYIGTEHILLGLVKEGSGVAANVLKNLDVDLRKIRTEVEKIVQHGHQGGEQVVMGRLPHTPRAKKVLDYALEEARNLGHNYVGTEHLLLGLLREQEGVAAQVLMNLGLKLEDVREEVLNLLGHNMPNENEPGIGSGGGASERGAAARTRSKTPALDSFGRDLTELARQGKLDPVIGRTNEIERVIQILSRRQKNNPVLLGEAGVGKTAIVEGLAQMIVDGNVPELLRDKRIVVLDLAMMVAGTKYRGQFEERIKAVMNEVRRAKNVILFIDELHTLVGAGGAEGAIDASNVLKPALARGEIQCIGATTLDEFRKYIEKDQALARRFQSIIVNPPTMAEAVEILKGLRDRYESHHHVQITDAALKAAVELSERYITGHCLPDKAIDVIDEAGARVRLRAMTRPPDLKELDEKIEKLNAEKEAAVMEQDFEKAAHLRDQAEKLKKEKERLTREWREKAKESEAIVDEEVVAEVVSKMTGVPLKKVGEDETKRLLNMEAELHAAIVSQDEAIKAIARAVRKSRSGLKDPKRPIGCFIFAGPTGVGKTLLAKQLAKFMFGDENNLVQLDMSEYMEKHNVSRLVGAPPGYIGYEEGGQLTEKIRRKPYSVVLLDEIEKAHPDVWNMLLQIMEEGRLTDNVGRTIDFKNTIIIMTTNIGAELIVAQDDISAPLLRGVKKDAEASYQEMQKKIRARMEKEFRPEFLNRLDDIIVFRQLTKDDLKQIVNMELAKVAKRLEAKNLSLEVRDDARDYLIEKGSSLEFGARPLRRAIEQHLEDMLAEELLKDTFHPGDTIVVKVVGEGDQRKLGFEISRKESSPEAVPVTVG, encoded by the coding sequence ATGTACGAGCGTTTTACTGATCGAGCACGCAAGGTGATGCAGTTGGCCAATCAAGAGGCTCAACGCTTCAATCACGAGTACATTGGAACGGAGCATATCCTGTTGGGACTGGTCAAGGAAGGCTCCGGTGTGGCCGCCAATGTCTTGAAAAACCTGGACGTGGATTTGCGGAAGATCCGCACGGAGGTGGAGAAAATTGTGCAGCACGGCCATCAAGGCGGCGAACAAGTCGTCATGGGTCGGCTGCCGCACACCCCGCGTGCCAAGAAAGTTCTTGACTATGCCCTGGAGGAAGCTCGCAACCTCGGCCACAACTATGTGGGAACTGAGCACCTTCTGCTGGGGTTGCTACGCGAGCAGGAGGGTGTCGCTGCCCAAGTGCTCATGAATTTGGGTCTGAAACTGGAAGATGTTCGCGAGGAAGTTCTCAATCTGCTGGGTCATAACATGCCAAACGAAAATGAACCGGGAATCGGAAGTGGTGGCGGCGCTTCGGAACGCGGAGCGGCTGCCCGAACTCGTTCAAAAACCCCTGCTCTGGATAGCTTCGGTCGTGACTTGACCGAGTTGGCTCGCCAGGGCAAGCTCGATCCTGTCATTGGCCGCACCAACGAGATCGAGCGTGTCATTCAGATTCTGTCCCGGCGGCAGAAAAACAATCCCGTGCTTTTGGGTGAAGCAGGCGTAGGGAAAACCGCGATCGTCGAGGGTCTGGCCCAGATGATCGTCGATGGTAACGTGCCGGAATTGCTCCGCGACAAACGGATTGTCGTGTTAGACCTGGCCATGATGGTTGCAGGTACCAAGTATCGCGGCCAATTCGAGGAGCGCATCAAGGCCGTCATGAATGAAGTGCGCCGGGCCAAAAATGTCATTCTGTTCATCGACGAGTTGCACACGCTGGTCGGTGCGGGTGGAGCTGAAGGAGCCATTGACGCCTCGAATGTACTCAAACCTGCCTTGGCGCGTGGTGAAATTCAATGCATCGGGGCGACGACCCTCGATGAGTTCCGCAAATACATCGAGAAGGACCAGGCTTTAGCCCGCCGCTTCCAATCGATTATTGTCAATCCGCCGACTATGGCGGAAGCGGTGGAAATCCTCAAGGGACTGCGCGACCGTTACGAATCCCACCACCATGTGCAGATTACGGATGCTGCTCTCAAAGCGGCGGTGGAGTTGTCGGAGCGCTACATCACAGGCCACTGCCTGCCGGACAAGGCCATTGACGTGATCGACGAGGCCGGGGCGCGAGTGCGTCTGCGGGCTATGACCCGTCCGCCGGACCTCAAAGAATTGGATGAAAAGATTGAAAAACTCAACGCCGAAAAAGAGGCCGCCGTGATGGAGCAGGATTTCGAAAAGGCTGCCCATCTGCGGGATCAGGCGGAGAAGCTGAAGAAGGAAAAAGAGCGTTTGACACGGGAATGGCGTGAAAAAGCCAAGGAGTCGGAAGCCATCGTCGATGAGGAGGTGGTCGCCGAAGTGGTGTCCAAGATGACTGGCGTCCCCCTCAAGAAGGTCGGCGAGGATGAGACCAAGCGGCTGCTGAACATGGAAGCCGAGTTGCACGCCGCCATTGTCAGCCAGGACGAGGCGATCAAGGCTATCGCCCGGGCCGTGCGTAAGAGCCGCTCGGGCTTGAAAGACCCGAAGCGCCCCATCGGCTGCTTCATCTTTGCTGGTCCTACGGGGGTGGGTAAGACCCTCTTGGCCAAGCAACTGGCGAAATTCATGTTCGGCGACGAGAACAACCTCGTTCAGCTTGACATGAGCGAGTACATGGAAAAACATAATGTCAGCCGACTCGTCGGTGCACCGCCCGGTTACATCGGCTATGAGGAAGGCGGCCAACTTACCGAGAAGATCCGCCGCAAGCCGTATTCCGTGGTCCTGCTTGATGAAATCGAAAAGGCCCACCCCGATGTCTGGAACATGCTGTTACAGATCATGGAGGAAGGGCGGCTCACCGATAACGTCGGCCGCACGATCGACTTCAAAAACACAATCATCATCATGACCACCAACATTGGGGCGGAGTTGATCGTGGCGCAGGATGATATTTCTGCCCCGCTGCTGCGTGGGGTCAAGAAAGACGCGGAAGCCAGCTATCAAGAGATGCAGAAGAAAATCCGCGCCCGCATGGAGAAGGAGTTCCGTCCGGAATTCCTCAACCGCCTTGACGATATTATCGTCTTCCGGCAGTTGACCAAGGACGACCTCAAGCAGATCGTCAACATGGAGCTGGCGAAGGTTGCCAAGCGTCTGGAGGCCAAGAACCTGTCCTTAGAGGTACGCGATGATGCACGCGATTACCTCATCGAAAAAGGTTCCAGCCTCGAATTCGGTGCCCGTCCGTTGCGCCGGGCTATCGAGCAACACCTGGAAGACATGCTGGCCGAGGAACTGCTCAAGGATACGTTCCATCCCGGTGACACAATCGTGGTCAAAGTCGTCGGCGAAGGAGATCAGCGGAAACTCGGCTTTGAAATCAGTCGCAAGGAGTCATCCCCGGAAGCCGTGCCTGTGACGGTAGGCTAA
- a CDS encoding phosphoribosyltransferase, translating to MSIWEGERFRDRRQAGQLLAEQLRAVPLVRPVVLAIPRGGVVVGAALAQALGAELDVILSRKLRAPFQPEYALGAIAEDGSIILNPDALHLIRDIEEYLEAERQYQLQEIAERQKLVRAIRPAAEVEGRSVVITDDGVATGSTALAALQTVRARHPRELILAVPVGPPERLRALARHCDRIVYLLAPEDFQAVGQYYVHFEPVDDAEMVQILRSAQQNHRSQNMTGDVG from the coding sequence ATGTCCATTTGGGAAGGGGAACGATTTCGAGATCGTCGACAAGCTGGCCAATTGCTGGCCGAGCAGTTACGTGCGGTGCCATTGGTTCGTCCTGTGGTACTAGCAATTCCTCGCGGGGGTGTTGTCGTGGGAGCAGCCCTGGCGCAAGCCTTGGGAGCCGAGCTGGATGTTATTCTGTCCCGCAAACTGCGGGCGCCCTTTCAGCCGGAATATGCCCTAGGGGCCATCGCTGAGGATGGCAGTATCATCCTCAACCCCGATGCTCTGCATCTGATCCGTGACATCGAGGAATACCTAGAAGCAGAGAGGCAGTACCAATTGCAGGAAATTGCTGAGCGTCAGAAGTTGGTTCGGGCGATTCGTCCTGCCGCGGAGGTGGAGGGGCGTTCTGTCGTCATCACGGATGATGGTGTCGCCACAGGTTCCACCGCCTTGGCCGCTTTGCAAACTGTCCGGGCACGCCATCCCCGCGAATTGATCCTCGCTGTACCTGTAGGTCCTCCGGAACGGCTGCGGGCCTTGGCACGTCACTGTGACCGGATTGTTTATCTCCTCGCTCCGGAGGATTTTCAGGCAGTGGGCCAATACTATGTCCACTTCGAACCAGTGGACGATGCAGAAATGGTTCAAATCCTTCGTTCCGCCCAGCAGAACCACCGCTCCCAAAACATGACGGGCGATGTTGGATGA